A genome region from Eremothecium cymbalariae DBVPG#7215 chromosome 4, complete sequence includes the following:
- the GRR1 gene encoding SCF ubiquitin ligase complex subunit GRR1 (similar to Ashbya gossypii AER398W), with amino-acid sequence MTSSGTNNTSSPNNGQLPASGLPASWFTNPISSRSNTDRQQYSQEFRERVSRVTQRGQTYISQLNDQQSGRDWPRGIVGHNARFFQQAATSTRASVTLPTSSTTDNGGLGVARMHNGHTHNNATITHNNAENSSFLPASVVDVDNDVDLLEDEQSISLQLPSAEERRLFEAFQAEARSVFRKAIDTIGKRKALLLQSFEADNLKLQQLQSGQMQWSGDTNDPESENRYISRLSKVQRIRLRAVEMETLNMQRLRGNFQVTMQQFKIEVQRYLIAKARGEYLRNPVEYFKPQLMDWDPHKNLGIKIALMENHMDESDWDRLRLMVESNNQSENTTDRLTPQLQHQPLHQSVIRTPFSNGHTNINGNTNANSNNNTSENDNNNYFYAATNNNHTHNSRVIAATTSNICASGAIVASSKSVFPLKELPQEILSLVLEMVGQKTDVVLLLTVCKAWAAIIVKLLYYRPHINKKPQLDLFMNTMRKPATELVFDYRSMIKRLNFSFVGDYMTDSQLLHFVGCPNLERLTLVFCKQVTTKSIAQVLKGCKFLQSVDITGIREVGNELFTVLSTDCKRIQGLYVPRADLVSCDAIEQFVENAPMLKRVKITFNKNITNSLLVKMARSCPLLVEVDLTSTPQINNESIVTLMTELPQLREFRLTQNMLLSDSFATQLSLNVTSLPALRLVDLSACESITDKTVAKLVQLAPKLRNVYLGKCSRITDNSLIALSKLGKNLQTVHFGHCFNITDDGVKVLIQNCPRIQYVDFACCTNLTNHTLYELGDLTKLKRIGLVKCSQMTDEGLLNMIALRGRNDTLERVHLSYCTNLTIYPIYELVMACPKLSHLSLTAVPSFLRPDITQFCRPPPSEFTVNQRQIFCVFSGKGVQKLRHHLMSMTRPTDGPTTKVRKILIEFLIARGLFRPNESEEEALKRIADEINQESAALMTASSMFNAANEPFQNINFERIDDLLTFIRRVPQDDSVTGEDVSELMPLIDESFCEEPFRTEWRDHDGIVAPRASNDLNSELADIVRKFHALNDRIADFEVNVSSIIRIQFQYTGSMLAEMSHIYMLLVDLNRTICDIQKRIYEINNLRDVKAITIWRMLWTPRFEEMLKKYKLDTVVLRLYLKNNVAVLTRQREVALLRARTLWDNEQAAMVQGNGLTIAGATAAEQSAAARQLFPQFQIPVFRPTQDGPPPEQDDDEVLEES; translated from the coding sequence ATGACTAGCAGTGGTACAAACAATACGAGCAGTCCCAATAACGGGCAATTACCTGCATCTGGACTGCCAGCAAGTTGGTTCACAAATCCCATATCGTCAAGGTCTAACACTGACCGGCAGCAATACTCTCAAGAATTCCGGGAGCGAGTTTCGAGGGTTACGCAAAGGGGGCAAACTTACATATCGCAGCTAAATGATCAGCAGAGTGGCAGAGATTGGCCAAGAGGTATTGTAGGACATAATGCCCGGTTTTTTCAGCAAGCTGCCACGTCAACGAGGGCATCGGTGACGTTGCCAACATCTTCTACAACTGACAACGGTGGTTTGGGTGTTGCGCGAATGCACAACGGCCACACCCATAATAACGCTACTATCACTCATAATAATGCCGAAAACAGCAGTTTTTTACCAGCTTCTGTGGTTGATGTAGATAACGATGTGGACCTGTTAGAAGATGAGCAAAGCATATCATTGCAACTACCCTCTGCCGAAGAGCGGCGGCTATTTGAAGCTTTCCAAGCGGAGGCACGTTCTGTTTTTCGGAAGGCTATAGACACTATAGGGAAAAGAAAAGCCTTGTTATTACAGTCATTTGAGGCTGACAATTTGAAGCTTCAACAGTTACAGTCTGGCCAGATGCAGTGGAGTGGCGACACAAATGATCCAGAATCTGAAAATCGCTATATTAGCCGTTTGTCCAAGGTACAGCGAATAAGGCTTCGTGCGGTAGAAATGGAAACTTTAAACATGCAACGATTGAGAGGCAACTTTCAAGTAACTATGCAACAGTTTAAGATTGAAGTCCAGAGATATCTCATAGCGAAAGCTCGAGGTGAATATTTGAGAAATCCTGTTGAGTATTTTAAACCTCAACTAATGGACTGGGATCCTCATAAGAACTTGGGTATTAAAATTGCATTGATGGAAAATCACATGGATGAATCTGATTGGGATAGACTAAGACTGATGGTGGAGTCTAATAATCAATCTGAGAATACCACTGATCGACTAACACCACAGTTACAACATCAACCCCTACATCAGAGTGTCATTCGTACTCCATTTTCTAACGGCCATACAAACATAAATGGTAACACGAATGCCAACTCTAACAATAACACTAGCGAGAACGACAATAACAACTATTTTTATGCCGCGaccaacaacaatcacACCCACAATAGCAGAGTAATTGCCGCAACAACCAGCAACATCTGTGCCTCTGGCGCTATTGTTGCCTCATCAAAATCTGTCTTTCCCTTAAAAGAGTTACCCCAAGAGATCCTTTCCCTTGTATTGGAAATGGTCGGCCAAAAGACAGAtgttgtattattattgacTGTGTGCAAGGCTTGGGCTGCTATTATTGTAAAACTTTTATATTACCGACCTCACATTAACAAGAAACCCCAGCTCGACCTCTTTATGAATACTATGAGGAAACCAGCTACAGAGTTAGTCTTCGATTATAGGTCAATGATTAAAAGATTGAACTTTTCATTTGTAGGAGACTATATGACTGATTCACAGTTATTACATTTCGTTGGTTGTCCAAATTTAGAAAGACTAACCTTAGTGTTTTGTAAACAGGTTACCACTAAATCAATTGCACAAGTGTTGAAAGGTTGCAAGTTTCTACAAAGTGTTGACATAACAGGCATTCGAGAGGTTGGTAACGAACTTTTCACCGTTTTGTCAACAGATTGTAAACGAATCCAAGGACTATACGTTCCCCGCGCGGACTTGGTCTCATGTGATGCCATTGAACAATTTGTTGAGAACGCACCCATGTTAAAGAGAGTCAAGATaacttttaataaaaatatcactAATTCCCTGTTGGTGAAAATGGCACGTTCATGCCCACTACTCGTTGAGGTTGATTTGACCTCTACCCCTCAGATAAACAATGAAAGCATTGTAACTCTAATGACTGAGTTACCTCAATTACGCGAGTTCAGATTAACGCAAAACATGCTATTAAGTGATTCTTTTGCTACGCAATTGTCATTAAACGTTACTAGTTTACCAGCGTTAAGACTCGTTGATTTATCCGCATGTGAAAGTATTACTGATAAGACTGTTGCTAAATTAGTACAATTGGCGCCTAAGTTGAGAAATGTATACTTGGGTAAGTGCAGCAGGATCACTGATAATTCCTTAATTGCCTTATCGAAATTGGGTAAAAATTTACAAACGGTTCATTTTGGCCATTGTTTTAACATTACTGATGATGGTGTCAAAGTTTTAATACAAAATTGCCCAAGAATTCAATATGTCGATTTTGCTTGTTGTACCAATTTAACTAACCACACCCTATACGAATTGGGGGATTTGACTAAACTAAAAAGAATAGGTCTCGTTAAATGTTCTCAAATGACTGACGAAGGGTTATTAAACATGATTGCCTTACGTGGTAGAAACGACACTTTAGAAAGAGTCCATTTATCCTACTGTACTAATTTGACAATCTATCCAATTTACGAATTGGTAATGGCATGCCCTAAGCTTTCTCATTTGTCGTTAACAGCAGTACCATCTTTTCTCAGACCAGATATCACACAGTTTTGCAGACCACCGCCAAGTGAGTTTACAGTCAACCAACGTCAAATTTTTTGTGTCTTTTCTGGAAAAGGTGTTCAAAAGCTTCGTCATCATTTAATGAGCATGACAAGACCAACAGATGGCCCAACTACAAAGGTAAGGAAGATACTAATAGAATTTTTAATCGCTAGAGGTCTATTTAGACCTAAtgaatctgaagaagaGGCACTAAAAAGAATTGCTGATGAAATAAACCAAGAAAGCGCAGCATTGATGACAGCCTCAAGTATGTTTAACGCAGCGAACGAAccatttcaaaatataaattttgAGAGGATAGATGACCTGCTTACCTTTATAAGAAGAGTTCCACAGGATGATTCTGTTACTGGTGAAGATGTCTCTGAACTCATGCCGTTAATTGATGAGTCTTTTTGTGAAGAACCATTCAGAACAGAATGGCGTGACCATGATGGGATAGTGGCTCCTCGTGCTTCTAATGATTTAAACAGTGAGTTAGCAGATATTGTAAGGAAGTTCCATGCATTGAACGATCGCATCGCCGATTTTGAGGTAAATGTTTCCAGTATCATAAGAATTCAATTTCAATACACGGGTTCCATGTTAGCTGAAATGTcacatatttatatgttACTTGTAGACTTGAACCGCACCATATGTGATATTcagaaaagaatatatgAGATTAATAATCTTCGTGATGTCAAAGCTATCACTATCTGGAGGATGCTATGGACTCCGCGGTTTGAAGAaatgttaaaaaaatataaattgGATACTGTTGTTTTAAGGTTATATCTTAAAAACAATGTGGCCGTTTTGACAAGGCAGAGGGAAGTTGCGCTTCTGAGAGCTCGTACCTTATGGGATAATGAACAAGCTGCGATGGTGCAAGGGAACGGGCTTACGATTGCAGGAGCAACCGCTGCAGAACAGTCTGCAGCTGCTCGTCAATTGTTTCCgcaatttcaaattcctGTTTTTCGACCAACGCAAGATGGCCCACCTCCGGAACAGGATGACGACGAAGTATTAGAGGAGTCATAA
- the TIF5 gene encoding translation initiation factor eIF5 (similar to Ashbya gossypii AER400C): MSINICRDNNDPFYRYKMPPIQAKVEGKGNGIKTAVLNAADVARALNRPVAYIIKYFGFELGAQTSISVDKDRFLVNGAHQPSKLQDVLDGFINKFVLCGSCKNPETEITIAKDDDLVRDCKACGQRTPMDLRHKLSSFILKNPPDSMKDGSRKKKKAATASANVRGGGISISDIAQGRSQADAEEGDYSDDDELARQINAAASSLQQIEVKDDEWAVDMSEEAVRARALALQGSETSSAKYTNLDAFGEWILSETADGKDEIPNDVEIYKKAAELEQLQEPKIAYVLAQVLFDEDIVEQISEHAPLLQKVLINDNFEKQFLGGLERFLGLERPKLIPILPKILLQLYNNDIISEEQIMDFGTRCSKRFVPKEVSKKVRRAARPFITWLQSAESEEEGSYEDVD; encoded by the coding sequence ATGTCTATTAATATTTGCAGAGATAATAATGATCCTTTCTACCGTTATAAAATGCCTCCGATCCAGGCAAAGGTTGAAGGTAAGGGTAATGGTATTAAGACAGCAGTCTTAAATGCTGCAGATGTTGCTCGTGCTTTGAATAGACCAGTTgcatatattattaagtactttggttttgaattGGGTGCTCAGACGTCTATTTCTGTGGATAAAGATCGTTTCTTGGTTAATGGTGCTCACCAGCCATCTAAGTTGCAGGATGTCTTGGATGGGTTCATCAACAAGTTTGTTTTGTGTGGTAGCTGTAAGAACCCAGAGACTGAGATCACTATTGCCAAGGATGATGATCTAGTTAGAGACTGCAAGGCCTGTGGACAAAGAACTCCTATGGACTTGAGACACAAACTGTCATCcttcattttgaagaaccCACCTGATTCTATGAAGGATGGCTCTaggaagaaaaaaaaggcAGCTACAGCCTCTGCAAACGTTCGTGGTGGTGGTATATCTATATCGGATATTGCACAAGGTAGGTCGCAGGCAGATGCTGAGGAAGGGGACTattcagatgatgatgagctaGCTCGGCAGATCaatgctgctgcttcttcgTTGCAGCAGATTGAAGTCAAAGACGATGAGTGGGCTGTGGATATGTCTGAAGAGGCTGTTAGAGCTAGAGCCTTGGCGTTGCAGGGATCTGAGACCTCTTCTGCAAAATACACTAACCTAGATGCATTTGGTGAATGGATTTTATCCGAAACGGCCGATGGTAAAGACGAGATTCCAAATGATGTGGAGATCTACAAGAAGGCTGCTGAATTGGAACAATTGCAGGAACCCAAGATTGCCTATGTTCTGGCGCAGgtattatttgatgaagatattgttgaacaaatcAGTGAACATGCTCCATTGTTGCAAAAAGTACTGATCAATGACAACTTCGAAAAACAGTTCTTGGGGGGGCTGGAAAGGTTTTTGGGCTTGGAACGCCCCAAATTGATTCCTATCCTACCAAAGATTCTGCTTCAATTGTACAACAATGATATTATCTCTGAAGAACAAATCATGGACTTTGGCACTAGATGCTCTAAAAGATTTGTCCCAAAAGAAGTTTCAAAGAAGGTCCGTAGGGCAGCAAGACCATTTATTACCTGGTTACAAAGTGCAGAGagtgaagaagaagggtCTTATGAAGACGTTGATTAG
- the BIR1 gene encoding survivin (similar to Ashbya gossypii AER399C), whose amino-acid sequence MQGQKPENKKERYGAAFVSSVNERLANEPKKRGRPKKGAMESGNETNKVDIKGLSTEGKLIGNASLSDSDESYGISGGKRPRGRPRIHPPVENKMKKSRGRPRKETLDSKKLQEDLDSQPIVTYRMRPSSHSATVGDDQSLVKRGPGRPRKIPIASEAPTQVVEGKRKPGRPRKNPAEALKSNSEPSVRRGPGRPRKSVVISSENAVPEVKRGPGRPRKSIFDASVSTNNASTRYSQTTHSGTRTQGLTSSDTKSRKEPNTKNSTLHTTEETAKQSSERDEGSSRISNSYKSNLFSSQSYFHNGDYKSVLLNRRDIKRPKSNRGIEDTNKFAAETPKRDAHDLDLTSSAEKQIIHKGKHLRESSRSLRSMRELRSSVTSISDLSDLSQSSGSGVGGTFSPEENAINIRGSSSTSNEGQYTHTKEDIRRPNISSTSSILDSTKKKRKLKKTGTIILSEEIPKWEAAALKKRSNSESSNKSIVLDFAKSRLSSPQTELAANRPNSKNTILDDSYDTFEFSSNGNSGFVIPPDAFKSPRKIKPTVDVEKKQTGILGIIKGTAQSLQSMSRSPRHISIGKISSSLDVIDTNIQLSDNESEVNSNFSTPVASPKSVPHLRPRKQMHHFVIDDVASESESESSATQVSATHSIASNYVSQAVTGAQVQSVAPKSSRIEKLTIDKSVLLSDNFQLQDHGTPETYSSKNCDSRNQTANMEIPEPFESLPSWNSLPNTSFDNTNKDRIMLSNFLHGLLKYINVNDANLNRDIDGNINYFIQQMPGNELDMTFAEWLDHKVRELKDEYLKELVKKKELLLKQFRASEEMVKNITDGKILLELAERFEIYY is encoded by the coding sequence ATGCAAGGCCAGAAGCCTGAGAATAAGAAAGAGAGGTATGGTGCTGCTTTCGTGTCCAGTGTTAATGAAAGGCTTGCAAACGAACCCAAGAAACGTGGCAGACCCAAAAAGGGAGCTATGGAATCTGGGAATGAAACAAATAAGGTGGATATAAAAGGGTTGTCAACAGAAGGGAAACTTATAGGAAATGCATCTTTGTCAGATTCTGATGAAAGCTATGGGATTAGTGGGGGGAAGCGACCAAGAGGAAGGCCTAGAATTCATCCTCCtgttgaaaacaaaatgaaGAAGTCACGTGGAAGACCGAGAAAGGAAACCCTTGATAGTAAGAAACTGCAGGAGGATCTTGACTCACAGCCTATTGTAACCTACCGAATGAGACCCTCGAGTCATTCTGCTACTGTTGGTGATGATCAGTCATTGGTTAAACGCGGTCCTGGCAGACCACGGAAGATACCTATTGCATCTGAAGCGCCTACCCAGGTGGTTGAGGGAAAGAGAAAACCAGGTAGGCCACGAAAGAACCCAGCAGAAGCTCTAAAATCAAATAGTGAACCTTCAGTTAGAAGAGGCCCCGGTAGACCGAGGAAAAGTGTTGTCATTTCGAGTGAAAATGCGGTGCCTGAAGTGAAGCGGGGTCCAGGAAGACCAAGAAAGTCCATTTTTGATGCTTCTGTAAGTACTAACAATGCTTCAACAAGATACTCTCAGACTACACATAGCGGAACACGTACTCAAGGTTTAACGAGTTCTGATACGAAGTCTCGGAAGGAGCCCAACACAAAGAATTCTACGTTGCACACAACAGAAGAAACTGCTAAGCAAAGTTCTGAAAGAGATGAAGGTTCGTCCAGAATTTCCAACTCGTATAAAAGTAACTTATTCAGTTCCCAAAGTTATTTCCATAATGGTGATTATAAAAGTGTTTTGTTAAATAGGCGAGATATTAAAAGGCCTAAAAGTAATCGTGGGATAGAAGATACCAATAAATTTGCTGCAGAAACTCCAAAACGAGACGCCCATGATTTGGATCTAACTTCTTCGGCAGAAAAGCAAATCATACACAAAGGAAAACATTTGCGTGAATCTAGCAGGTCCCTTAGATCAATGCGTGAATTAAGAAGCTCGGTGACCTCTATTTCAGATCTTTCCGATCTGTCACAGTCATCTGGATCTGGAGTAGGTGGCACCTTTTCTCCTGAAGAGAATGCGATAAATATTAGGGGCTCCAGCAGTACTTCAAACGAAGGGCAGTATACTCATACCAAAGAGGATATACGTCGTCCAAATATTTCTAGTACCAGTTCTATTTTggattcaacaaaaaagaagaggaaattgaaaaagacGGGTACTATTATTTTGTCAGAGGAAATACCTAAATGGGAGGCTGCAGCACTCAAAAAAAGATCTAACTCTGAGAGTTCGAATAAAAGTATTGTATTGGACTTTGCAAAAAGTCGTCTTTCTTCACCTCAGACCGAGCTAGCCGCCAATAGGCCTAACTCAAAGAATACAATCTTGGACGATAGTTATGACACATTTGAATTCAGCAGTAATGGGAACAGTGGCTTCGTAATACCTCCAGATGCCTTCAAGTCGCCTCGAAAAATAAAACCTACCGTGGATGTCGAAAAGAAACAGACTGGTATTTTAGGAATTATCAAAGGAACAGCTCAATCCTTACAATCCATGTCCAGATCACCGAGACATATTTCAATTGGAAAAATAAGTAGCAGCCTCGATGTAATAGACACAAATATCCAGTTGAGTGATAATGAAAGCGAAGTTAACTCTAATTTCTCAACACCTGTGGCTAGTCCTAAATCGGTTCCGCATCTTAGGCCACGTAAACAAATGCATCATTTTGtaattgatgatgttgcATCAGAAAGTGAGTCTGAATCATCTGCAACCCAAGTCTCTGCAACACACTCAATTGCATCAAACTACGTTTCGCAAGCGGTAACAGGTGCTCAAGTACAATCTGTTGCTCCCAAATCCTCtagaattgaaaagttaACTATAGATAAGAGTGTATTACTCTCAGATAATTTCCAGTTACAAGATCATGGAACCCCGGAGACTTAcagttcaaaaaattgCGATTCTCGGAACCAAACAGCAAATATGGAAATCCCTGAACCGTTTGAAAGCCTTCCTAGTTGGAATTCTTTGCCAAATACTAGTTTTGATAATACAAATAAAGATAGAATTATGTTGAGCAATTTTTTGCATGGTCTactgaaatatattaacgTCAACGATGCAAATCTGAACCGGGATATTGATGGCAATATTAATTACTTTATTCAACAGATGCCCGGAAACGAATTAGATATGACATTTGCAGAATGGTTAGACCATAAAGTTAGAgaattgaaagatgaaTATCTGAAGGAACTTGTTAAGAAGAAGGAACTTTTGTTAAAGCAATTCAGGGCTTCTGAGGAAATGGTTAAAAATATTACCGATGGTAAAATATTACTTGAACTTGCTGAACGGTttgaaatttattattaa